acaaacatatattttCTCTCAATTTCAGTCAATTTAAATATACTTTTCTTTTACAGGTAAGTATTTAAGAAAATTGTCCATTAATCAATAAACAAACTCACAtgatcaaacatgaaatatattaaataaataataaaaatatgtaCAACATTAATCGTGATGTGCCTCTTctatttgttgtatttgttgttttttatcaTAAACAATTATTTTAGCAATTGCACAAATTCATAAGAAATTattaaacacagacaaagacagtaAAAGTTAACCACACATGTACATTTGTAACCTTAtattctgcatttgttttttttggtctaaACATGTTTAAGATGCACATGCTGTGTATTGCATTGCATATGCTAGCCTCATGCCGCTCTCTGTCAGCCACTGGAGGAATGGAGTTTAGTTAGTTAGAACCAATTAAGACTCTAAACATCGGAATAATGCTTctaaaacactgaacatttcgGCAGCAcctcaacaaaacacacacaaaacaacttagcaaacatgtttcaaAGTTTGAGAGCATTAACACTAATTTCGTACCTGAAAAGGGAAGGTATCAATAAAGATACTCTGACACAACGGTTCTCCAGTTCTTGTTGCCTTGATGGATTTAGTTAACATTCAATGAATTGTTGAATACCTTACCCAGGTTCTTTACAGGCTCTGAGATGGAACTGGAGTGCCCCGGTTAACCACCTTTCCTTTCCCCAACACTAAGGGCCTGGATTTTGCTAGTCTGAAGCTTATCTGTGGCCATAAGATGAGTTTCACCAGACCTCTCAGCAGCCATCTACAACCTGGGACTGATGTAGTCGTCACCGCAAGATTGTCAATAAATGCACGTATTGGTGGCTGGCGGACAACAGATCTGGACAAGGGACCTATGCACCCTGCCTCTGCTGATTTGTCCGGCATATTCATGGCCAGGGTGAAAaggctcactgatgtgcacCCAATAATTATTTCCTTCTCCACACAAACATTCGAGTAGTCCATTAAAATTTATGCGTGAGACATCAAATTATGCAGGCTCTAATCAGACAGCTAAGTAGTCCTGTGCAACATTGCTTCCTTACTAAACATTCTTTAGGTAAAAGTAGGGTTTCAGATTTTATTCTTGACATGCGTCACAGTGCAGATGCTGTTGTCATATATTATGTCTAATTATGACATGAGATTTAAAACTGAAATGGTACTGGACTGGTGCAGTCATATATCAACATTCatgtacattatttatttttatcgtCCTTGTACTAATTAACAGTGGCAACAGATTTGTAATcctgtgtgttcacattgtGCTGCTCTGCACCATCCAGACAACAATATGATGTCTTGAAGAAGCTGCATTTGTTGAGATGCTGTCATGTGCCTCTGTCTTTGGCTCaactgctgcagagctgtgaaagCAGGGATGTGACTGGCTGAGTGCGTATTTATTAATCACCATgccacacaccacacactgaaCTGTTTAGCCCCTTAGCACTTTGCACAGCAGTAAACACATGAACCAAAACCGCAGGTGTGCTTGGACACACCTACATAGTCTGTGCACACTTAATATTCCTAAAATATGTGAAAATTAACTGAGACAAGTCATTACAGGTGtggtgtctgttgtttttttaatgataaaCAACATACAAAAAGCAtcaatatttaattattttatttatttgtgatcATTTTTCACACCAACTGAAACTCAGTCCCCTAATTTTTGACCttcaattgtttttttaaattggatTTTAACAGGGGACATAATGGATTATACAATAGATTGTAATCTGTTTTCTGCACAGTGTAATATTATTTTAACCCTGCAATTGACTCAATTAAATCAATATCCTAAATACGGtaatatgaataaaatatttttttgtgttttcaggggTAAATTgacaatgttttgtttcttaaGAATTAAGAATTAAACTATTAATCCCTTAACATAATTGTTAATTAAGGGAAGTGTCATTTATGAATTAAAAAACCTCAAATCTGCCAAGTTGTCAATtaaggggttttttttatatgcAAGGGTGCCTGTGGGTCAGCAGGTAGTACGGTCATCCATTTATCAGAAGGTTGTGGTTTGATTGCTGGCCTTGGCAACCTACATGTatccttggacaagatactgaacaacaaattgctcccaatgctgtgccatcattgtgtgactgtgtgtgaatgttttatGTTCATAATGAGCAGATGGCCACCattgtacaaatgtgtgtgtgaatgggggaatacagacttgtgttgtaaaaagcAGTTTGAGTGGTCGCCAGACTAGAAAATtgctatataaatacaatcCATTTACCATTTAGTGCTTTCATTTTGGCCTTTTGAGAGGTGACAATTGACGGATTTGTCAAAGACTTCAAATATAATGTGTAAATAAAGGGGAAAAAGTCAGGACTTTTGTAATTAGGGGTtaagtttttacattttcaaattatTGGCCAAATTAAGGGATCTCTGGCCATCATACCAAACACTTTAATCTAGTCAAAGGTGCTGATATGTTTTCATGGGTAAATTAAAGAATAATCAACCCTTTTGCTAAGCCATGCACCATCaacaatcacaataatatttaCAACGCTGCTTCTTCAATTTCTCACAGACGTAAACAAACCCcagcttctcatttctagctgATGACAGTGGCAATGAGAACTCTGTAAAAGAGTCTTAAATTAAATTACTAAGCTAGTCAGCCAGACATGCTAAAGTTTGCATCTTACGTTGAAGCAGATAAAGACAGTTTAATCTATTCTTCACgtttgctcttgtgttttagGTTTTTAAAAGACAACGAAATAGACGCCACCTTCCAATCTCTTGAGATACTAAGTATTGCTCTCCTTAGAGCCTCACACCACATTAACGTAGAGAAATGCAAAGActgacaggcctgctgtgccTGGTTACTCTTACTAAactatgattggacagttgctgtAGGAGGAGGGGTTTAGCAAAGGGTGTTTTAAGGGCATCTTGTTTCATAGTGACTCTAGTTAAAATGAGATTAAATACAGATTTATAGAAATATagaatacaatacaataatgCCATAAAGAACAAAAGCTctcctgaaacacaaaataGTGCTTCCCCTCATGTAACCTGCATggtcctcctttcctcctgcagcagctgagacaTCCATCAGCCTTTGGTAGCTGTCAGTGAAAACATCAGCCTGAAGAAAGAAATCAATATAATGCTATGTCTGGGTTTGTCAAGCCATTGTAGGCTTGTTAGTGTACAGACATATGAGAGTTGGTGGTCTGCCTTTCAACGTCCTGCCCTCCCATGCCGGCTGGCCTGCTGGTGGCCTCAGCAGGTTGATGTCTGAGCTCAGCACACGGATGTAAAATGCTCCCTGATCTCGGTAACATTGTGTTACTGTCAGACTTAGTTCATTAGAACACAGAGCACTGAAGAATGGCACTACCAAACTGATTTGGAAGGAGCAATGCTTCTCATTGTGCTAGCATGGCCATAGGACTCTTTAGCTGTGTCATCCAGTGAACCCAAGATAATTATGGGCTGTAAATAAGTcatcaaacaacagaaaatctaTTGATCTATAGACTACGATTCTACAGCCACGCTatcaacatgttaacatgttcacaatgCAATGGAGTGATATTTACCATGTTCTCCAGAGTGTTGACATCGTAACATTTGCAAAATAGCACTAAACAGAAAGTACAGATGTGACTGATTTAGGCTATTTGTTCATTGAAATGTTTACGTGATGATTCTGCTGCATGAAAAGACGTGGGATCATcaattcatcctgaggaaaATATGAATTTCGGAACCTAATTTCATGATAATCCatccaacaaaaaaaattacatttcactaaaacacacaaatctcaACCTCATGGTGGAAATGAGTGGGTGTAGAGATATTTCATAGAATAAGTTAAAACGCTGACCTGGTTATTCACTGAGTCACCAGAATCATTAAGATTCATTCTCTGACCACGTATGTTTGTACCAAAGTTCATGGTGCTGAGAGCTTTCAGTCTGggccaaagtggtggaccaactgaCCAAAAGACAGACATTGCCATCCTAGAGCCATGCCTctggcatggctaaaaacacGTTTCAGATGGATTTAACCAGTACAGACTTCCAGACAGAATTGGCTGTCAGAAGTAATAACATACAAGATGAACACTGTGGGCAGATATGACACACCcaaatcagcagctgtgtggacTGGTGCAAAAGGGAAACTCTGTCagaataattcaacattttggaaaatacacgTATTTGCTCCAAGAGTGGGATGAGAAGATTGAAtcaatctcatgtctgtgtgttataGAGCTGGAATCAGGAtaggttagcctagcttagaatgaagactggaagcgggggaaacaactagcctTGCTCTGTAAAGTCAAAATACACTCTGAAGCTCAGGAATGttatatctggtttgtttaatctgaagCTGAAAAATGAGCTGTAGATGCCAGTGGGGATGACAGTCTTCTTAACTGTTTGCAGTATTCAGTAGCTCCATGCCAAAATGAATTTGTGGTAATTAATTATAGATGTTAAAAAGCTGTAACAACACCAAATGCATCACATGAGCATTGCATTAGCACATGGCAGCTACAGAAATGGAACATTGGCCTGGTTCATACAGAGAAGATCGAGTCAAACTATTTGACCTTACGTATGAGTTAAAGTTATGAATACAGTGTAGGCtattattaaaatgattttgacCTCACTGCTCAGtacctttttgtgttttgctttcccttggaaatatttacaaataATGTGAGTCAAGGAAGCAACATGAATGACACTTGCTTTACATGATAGATGATGAACTCTGGATGTCCAAACCAGCCTTTAATAGAAATGCAGTCGTGGTTGCTGTGATTCCCAAATACCTGACATGTGACTCTGAGCCGCATGGAGGATGTCACACAAACCAGTGGTAAGAGTTAGGGTTAGAATGCATTATAAATACATTGGATAGTATTATTTGATACAAATGTACTTAGTAAATGCATGAGAAAGTTACTGtcatgcattttgtgtttttaatgattttgtcacatactgtatgttccCAATGcacatttctcctcctcattcttTATTACAGACTGGTTAGGATGCAATGGATAGAATCATTATTCAGTCTAAAAATGGTGAAtttgcacatactgtatcttGTCATAGTCTTCAAAAAAAGAGTGCTGTTGTGATAAATGCagttaatgaatgaatgaagctaATGTTGTGACAGGGGAAGAACTTTTGTGCGCCTGCGCATTTCACAGGCCAGGAAGCATGCtatcagtcatgtgacaaaaacaaacctctCCCGACGGTCAGGTCAGATACTGTAAGATGTGCTACTTCTGTTgatactttcaaaataaaataacgACTCGCAAGGTGcaattatgaaaatgaatgaagccagaagaaagaaagaaagaaagaaagaaagaaagtggatGCAAGAAATTACAACTATTTTTAAAAGTCAATTCCCCAGCATTGCTAAGGTAACTTTATCAAATGAAGGAGCTATTTTGTATTGGCTTTCAGTCTGTGACCAtctaatgtttgctttttcgccaaacattttaatataaatgttCTCGTTATATTTCATGCTTTATATCTGCCATAACATTAACAGAATTGCGGTGTTTCTTATCAAGACAAGTTACAGCTATAGCTTTGTTATGGAAGTTCACCTGACTGTTTTCCGCTGGCTAACTGTAGCTAACTTAACACTGTTAGCATGGTGAAAGTTCAGCGCGCACGCTGAACGCAGGGTCGTTGGCTTCTGTAGTTAGACAAGCATGGCTCCCCTGAAGTTCTGTGCCAATATTTCCTGGCTGTTCACGGAGCTTCCAGACTTCAGTCAGCGAATATACGCGGCTGCCTCGGCTGGATTTCGGGCTGTGGAGGCAGCCTGGCTGTACGATACCGACCTGCAGGAGCTTCAGAGGGCCAGAGAGGCTACAGGGGTGGAGGTGGTCCTCATCAACACCCCGCCGGGTAAACACCAGCATGGGTCTCACTCTGAGGTTCAGTCGGCAGCTGTTTATTTCACCCAGACACCACTGATTCTGAAATGATAGGAATAATTAGTGTAATGATAagatttgtctgtgtgtgtgtgtgtgtgtgtgtgtgtgtgtctgtgtctgtctgtctgtctgactgtctctgtgtgtgtgtgtgtgtgtgtgtgtgtgtgtgtgtgtgtgtgtgtgtgttgcaggagaTGTGAAAGCAGGTGATCTTGGTCTTGGAGCTGTTCctggaagagaaggagagttCAGACAGGGTCTGGAATTGGCTTTGAAGTATGCAAGAGCTTTGGGCTGCAAAAGGTGAAGCATCAGAAGAATAAAGAGTGGAGaagttttgtattgttttctgtcagacCCTCACCCTGAACATTCAGGTGTGCAGAATAATGATGAGAGTGTGCATGCTAAAGGAAAGGCCAAGCAAGTTTAATTCAGTGTGCTTTAGATGAGATAAAGAAGACAGCTGTGATGTTTTAAAAGatatatagaaaataaacagaagaaatCAAAAATGTATATAGTTATGTAAAATACACGAATCAATAGCCCCAGACAGGATTTAGTAAATGGCAGTGACCAGTAGAAAAGTTTGAAatgtccagtgtgcaggattagTGACATCTaacagtgaggttgcagatcaTCTCAAAACTCGAGACAAATGTGCAGGGCACTCCcaagagccagtgtttggttcgTCAGCTCTGGGCTACTGCAGAAACATGGTGTGTAACACAGCAGACATGTCGAAATAAATGTACCCGTATGAGTACTGTCTCTTTGTATTGGTTTGCCCTTTTATGGACATAATGCACAAAATTAGATATCCCTACAGTTCAGAcccatgcagtttttttttttttaaacaaggaatcatcaaatgtcatttttggccatttttaaCAGCCCTAGTGGTGAATGTTGGCAGGTTAGTGCCACAGATGGTGAGAGCAGGACTTTTCAGCAGCATTGTTTTGAGCTTCGTGAAGCTTTTATCTGCTGGATCAGTCCACTGGAGTTCAGCCTGAGCGTTCGTTTGAAGCAGCTGTCCAGAGCCAACGTTCTGAACGCGGTGGATTGTTGGCTGATGGAAGGGGATGCCTCTTCATTTACCTCCTTGGTGTAGCTCACTTTGCTGTGTAGCTCATCATTGATTCTTATCTTAATCAGATCCAGGCTGAGTAGAGGCGATCCAGCTTTGACTATGTAGAAGGAGGCTGGAACTTTGCTGGATTGATTTGCAatagcagctgctgctgtttgacagcCACTGACAGGAGACTCACCTTAAGCCTATGTGAATAGTTTCACTTAAGGTTCTGTGAGTGGCAGTTTGCTGAATGCTGTCTGTAAATTGTCTCTGGTCGGATAGATACAGAAGCTCCAGTATCTAGGATTAGCTCAAGGACCTGGGTTTTTCCCTCTGACGCTTCAATGTTGATTTAACAGGTTGTCTTGTAAAAAGCTGCTGCCACAAGCTCAACATTGTCAACACAGAGCACAGCTAACTCTGGAGCTACTTCTCTCACTTCACTCATGGCTCATTTGCATACCTCGGCAAGATATTAGTTTGTAATGCAGTTATTACATTTCAGTTTGCACCTGGGTAGTCTTTAGCATTAGTCAAGTGTGTTTTAGATCCACATCTGAAACAGTGGCATTGCTCCTGGTTAAAATTTGCTTGATTGTGATGGTGCTTGAGACGGTTGTGCTCCTCTTGTCCCCCTGAAAACATGTGTTTGGAACATCAACAGCTTTTACTGGGGTGATCTGGGCCGTGCTGGCATGCAAATGTCAGGGCTTCATCCAGTGTGAGATTTTCCTCCAGTAGTAACTTGTCTTTGACAGTGGTGAGATAAGCATTAGCAATTAGATGATCAGCTCCTTTTGCATGCGTCCAGAAGCACACAGCACAGCGCAAAGCTGCCACACACTGGGCTGTGGTTTCATAAGCTGTTTGAAGCCGCTGTCAGAATGTGTGcctgcatgctaacacatgctATAGGGACAGAGTGCTTTTCAAGCGCAGCCATTGGCAGCTCAAATGTTGTACTTTGTTCTGCCAGAGTTTAGAACAGCCGTTGTCTGGGCCCAAGGAATGTAGTAAACCTGAATGTCACCTAGCATCTGACCATGCATCTCCTCAAACATTTAGCACTAGCATGCAGTGGATTTTCAACATTATGAGTAAAGAGCGATGGACTCAGTACTGGAGCActcatcctccacctccagagCTGCTAACACTGATAGCGTACATGTTTTTTCTGCACTCTCTACCAGCCACACTCTGATTCCTTCCACATCATTCTGTGTATTTAAACACAGCTTGTTGGTACTGAAAGTTTTCCACAATGGTTGCAACGATCAGCgaaaacagtgttttgtgaTAGTGAAGCAGTCCTTATGTAACAGTCCATATTGTTCTGAAATAAAATGCAGgttttcacttattttccaTGATTTTATCAGGATCCACCTGATGGCAGGGAGGATTCCTGTGGGCTCACACAGAACGGCAGTTGCCAAGGAGATGGAAGCCATCTTTGTGCAGAACCTAATCTATGCTGCTGATATCCTCTCAAAGGTGACTGACCGTTTCTGTCCAACATAACTGCAAGTCTCAGGGGTATGAATGTACTGAAGCTCGAGTTTTTTCCGAAATGATGATGCTGCAAAGATTAAGAAGGATGCACATAAGATTAAAACAAATGGAAGATATTTAAATAGAATTTAACTGACATTTACAGGAATTTAATATATTACAAGACAAATACTATACAATATACTGCATGAATGAGAAGCAGAAGTCTGAAAGTCTGCAATCTGAAAGTCAGAAAAACTGGCCGATGTCCATGCTGGGTGCTGTGAGCGCATACTGTAGTGTCATTGGCCTGCGAGCACAGAGGCCATGCTGTCTGCTGAGGACAGGTGTGTCAGGCAACAGGTGAAGTATTATGTGATGCCCTGGAAATACCAGAGTTGAATTTGACCTTAACCTTTAAAAATCACACAGTGACAAGTGAGCTAAGCAACATAAAAGGTGGGTGAAGTTATTTTGCATTCAAAAAAGTATGTAAATAGCATTTGTGTGCGTTTATCTCTCACTACAGCCCTGACCACCCTGAATGTGGTTCCTTATATAAAAGTGATTCTCTCAATGGAGCACAACTATCACCTTGACTCCCAGTGCGAATCTGAATGTTGTGAAATGTCAggacatttctgtctttcttcctcatAGGAAGGAATCACCGGTTTGATTGAACCAATTAATACCAGGATTACAGATCCCAGGTATTTTCTGGACTCTCCTCATCACGGTAAGACACTGTGTCACTTCACCAGCACGCACAAAAATACACTGATTTGTTACTGCTGTTGTCAAAGTCAGTCAGAAAAGGCAAATGCAACAAAACTGTTGGTGTCTGGAAGTAATCAAATCTCGTCTGaatttgtttttgcacaaaaaaaaaaaaattcttcagTGAAACTGTGAAATACCTGTGGAAAAGGAAGCCATGGCTTAATTTAAATGAAGTCGTTTTTATTCATGTCAGAGTGGCTGAGGTTTGATTTGAGCACCAGGAGCTGTCTGCGGTCTcatgcagaaacagcagaattAAGCTCAGTATCACTTTacactcctctctgctcatGGGAGATATCAAATAATAGATGAGGGGTGAAGGCCAGTGTTTCTGAAGAATCATTTTATTGGGCATTTTAAATTAGCTTTACAGTTATATTGTTACATCTAGAGTACGTTTCTGCAAAATCCCCACATTTTAATGCATCCCAgatttcaggctggtggagggCAAGATTAGGCCCCCCGGCTGATGTTTTTGACTCTGAACATAAACCATCCAGTAGACAAAATTATGAATATGCAATGAAAGTCTAAACTTGCCTGACATGTAGGATTTTCTGTAAGACAACATGTTAAAATATTTGCAGTCACCAGTGGTGCATGAAAAGCTGGCCAGTCACAATTCATTTTGCCACCACTCACAGATTTTGTAAGAAGGTAATTGATGGAAGTGCATGGCACATTCCTTACATGATCACAGAGTGACGTGTGTCTCGTTGTAATAGTGTCCTCAGCAGATATGatgctgtacagtacagtactgtgCAGTACACCAGTGTTTGATAAAGATGTGTCTTATTTCTTCCACTTCTCTGGAGGAAACACTCCTGTCTGCCATGCAGAATGTCTGGCTTCCTGCCATCAGTTTTTTCTCAACTGATCTACATTTTGTACGTTTTTATAGCGGCTGCAATACTGGAGAAGGTTGGAAAGCCAAATATCAAGCTGCAAATGGTGGgtgttttcaaaatgtgttttaacttGCTAATAAaggaacaaaacaaatatgatgAAGCTCTTGCCTTGACAGATGTCTGATCTGTTTcaggacatttttcactggCAAATAATGGATGGAAACCTgacacaaaacatgcacaagTATTTCCCCGTGATTGGTGAGTAAGATGTGaggaaaacagtggaaaattaGACTGTGGAACTACACTTAATATGACCTACAAGTAGACTGTCAGACAGATGGATACAGAGTGGCAGAATGATTAGATGGTAGGAAGAGGTTGGGGAGGTACTCTGTTGGTGTGGGGAGAGAACATATGTTGATATGCTATATGTGTGCAGGTATACTGCTGTATATCATCTTGACAGTGTGTATGTTTAAAGGTTAGAAGAGCCTATGTTGAGAATGCATAGTAGTTGAAGTGGTTGAACTGGTTTGAATTAGAGAAGCTGAAGTGGCAAAACATGGACGCCTGTGAAAGTAATATGTGTTTGCTTCTGCTGTTGACTGTGGGTGGGCAGCCATGTTCAGGTTGAGAACTGGAGTGAGGGggagagcaagacagagagagagacagacagacagagagagacagacagaaatgcaatcacagtaacagtgacagtggatgtaataacagtagtagcagttgcagtggatgtcaggcagggccattgcaggagacgcagctgtaatccacaatccagattcagccaccATCCATGTGAACCtgtgagacgacaaagcacagagactccggggaagaagcttAATCTATATGCCTCACTGTGTGGAAGACACtgggattattttttttaagtgtaagGCAACATCAGGCTTGACTTAAACATTGCTTTCCTAACTTtgtaaaacaacatgaaacaaataCATACTTAGATATCAATTTACTGGataattttttattattaaagtAATAAACAATTACACACCAGCAACACgctaaaaaaaatcaagtgtAAACCTTTTAAATGCAGCAACAAATCAATCAGGAATGAATTGACCTCTTACCATTCCAGTAAAACACCTATCAAAGACGAAGCCAAAGCAAACTGACAGCTGTTCTTGAACTGTTTTTTGtagtacatgcatggttttggtctcttttgacAGGTAGCACTCTGAGCTTTTAACTTTATGGTACAGGGATTTAAAAGTCCAGTAAAATCAACACAACTTCATCAAATaagaacaaaatgtaaacatgccaGGGAGCCCTGGCGTCCTCTGACCATCGTTAGGTGCTGTTGGATTGTGGCTTGTGACCTTTAAGTTCCTGTTTGATATATTGAAgtgttgttaaaaaaagaaaaaatttaCCAGTAATGTTAGCATACAATTTGTGCTATAGCACAAGCCTGCAGTTGTTATAATCCAAAGATAAACACTGAAGCTCCACAGTACTTAGCGAATATAGTATTAGCCTCCTCGGCTAACAGCCAGCAATGCAGTGACACTATCAACTCCATGATGCGTCTCGAGCCATTTTCCATATGGAGGAAGCCTCAGTGGCTGCATTCCCATGTAACCACAGGGTCACTCCTCCTCTGGAGCTGTCATGGCAAACATTTGAGTCAAGCATACAGGACAGAGCCACAGTTTTAGACGTACACATGCATCTACCAGAGAGTCCAGTGTCAAGGTGTTTGCATTTCTTTCCACACAAGGGTCTGACGGACTGGAGAAAGATCTCATACTGGTGATTTCAACTTTTGCATCCAAATCCAGGGCTGTGTTCTCGCTAACAGTTATTAAAAATATGACTTCAGTTTTGTGGTCTTGCACAAGCAGCTGGCCTAAGagacttttctgtgtgtgagagagagtgaataCAATTCCACGTTCAGTAAAACAGGTCTTTCCTCCCCGAGACCTGGTCGCACCACCAAACCGTGTGGTCTTGCGACTGGGACTTCCACTGTGTTAGGAATgtgcctgacacacacacacacacacacacacatacatacacatacatacagtgaaGACCAGTAGGTGAAAGGAAGGATGTGTGcatgcctctgtagctcataTTAATAGTTTGTCCCATGTGCACTATTTACAGTACACATTTGCCAGATTGTGGAagggagctttttttttttttttttttttttagatactAAGCAGATACAAGCTAACCACGTTATCTAGTTGAGCTAGGTGCAGTCATTGTAATTAGTGTACTGATGCGGTCACAACTAAGCTGTTAACTTTAACAACAAATCTAATAACGGAAGATAAACTTTGCATGGCAACAAACACCAATAACTGCAATCAATCTGAGGTAAATGTAGGtgttaaaatgttcaaaatgcattcatttcatcaccTTAACCAGCGAGCATGGAGATCAGTGCTGGAACTGTCTGTTCCATTCCAACAGAAGCCTCTGAGAGGGtcactgctttctttttctACAACTCTGGATCGGTCTATCGATCGACCCCATTGTCACAGCTATC
The Chaetodon auriga isolate fChaAug3 chromosome 3, fChaAug3.hap1, whole genome shotgun sequence DNA segment above includes these coding regions:
- the hyi gene encoding putative hydroxypyruvate isomerase, which gives rise to MAPLKFCANISWLFTELPDFSQRIYAAASAGFRAVEAAWLYDTDLQELQRAREATGVEVVLINTPPGDVKAGDLGLGAVPGREGEFRQGLELALKYARALGCKRIHLMAGRIPVGSHRTAVAKEMEAIFVQNLIYAADILSKEGITGLIEPINTRITDPRYFLDSPHHAAAILEKVGKPNIKLQMDIFHWQIMDGNLTQNMHKYFPVIGHVQISQVPGRNEPSSAGELNYSYLFNTLENLGYQGFIGCEYKPQGSTEEGLHWFKDYGTHSK